In the genome of Gemmatimonadaceae bacterium, one region contains:
- a CDS encoding aminotransferase class I/II-fold pyridoxal phosphate-dependent enzyme produces the protein MIAQRAMTFTESVIREMTRIAQQHGAINLAQGFPDFPMPAPMKDAACAAIQGDINQYAITWGAPALRLAIAEKYRRWYGLEVDPDREITVTCGATEAMAATFLALVNPGDEVIVLEPFYENYGPDAILADAKPVFVPLEAPKWRLDPDRLRRAFSARTKAIIVNTPHNPSGRVLSRDELSLIAELCQEHDAWAFTDEIYEHIRYAGAHHALATWPGMRERTVTISGLSKTFSCTGWRLGYAIAPAAAATAIRKVHDFLTVGAPAPLQAAAAVGMAFDADYYNHLARDYRERRDVVCAALTEAGFTYTAPEGAYYVLADFSSLSDQPDDAFAKWMTREVGVATVPGSSFYHDPALGRSVVRFAFCKKRATLEAVAERLAQLAARV, from the coding sequence ATGATCGCCCAACGAGCCATGACGTTCACGGAGTCCGTGATTCGCGAGATGACGCGGATTGCGCAGCAGCACGGCGCGATCAATCTCGCGCAGGGATTCCCCGATTTCCCGATGCCGGCGCCGATGAAGGACGCGGCGTGCGCGGCAATCCAGGGCGACATCAATCAATACGCCATCACGTGGGGGGCGCCGGCGCTGCGGCTCGCAATCGCGGAGAAGTATCGGCGGTGGTATGGGTTGGAGGTCGATCCGGACCGCGAGATCACGGTGACGTGCGGCGCCACCGAGGCGATGGCGGCGACGTTTCTTGCGTTAGTCAATCCGGGCGACGAAGTGATCGTGCTGGAGCCGTTCTACGAGAATTACGGACCGGATGCGATCCTGGCCGACGCGAAGCCGGTGTTCGTGCCGCTCGAGGCGCCGAAGTGGAGGCTCGATCCCGATCGGCTGCGCCGCGCGTTCAGCGCGCGCACCAAGGCGATCATCGTCAACACGCCGCACAATCCGTCGGGGCGTGTGCTGTCGCGCGACGAGTTGTCGCTGATCGCGGAGTTGTGTCAGGAGCACGATGCGTGGGCGTTCACCGACGAGATCTACGAGCACATCCGCTACGCGGGCGCGCACCACGCGCTCGCGACGTGGCCGGGGATGCGCGAGCGCACCGTGACCATCTCCGGATTGTCGAAGACGTTCAGCTGCACGGGCTGGCGGTTAGGCTACGCGATCGCGCCGGCGGCGGCGGCGACCGCCATCCGCAAGGTGCACGACTTTCTCACGGTGGGCGCGCCGGCGCCGCTGCAGGCCGCGGCGGCGGTGGGCATGGCGTTCGACGCCGACTACTACAATCACCTCGCGCGCGACTATCGCGAGCGGCGCGACGTCGTGTGCGCGGCGCTGACCGAGGCGGGGTTCACCTACACGGCGCCCGAGGGCGCGTACTACGTGCTGGCCGATTTCTCGTCGCTGTCCGACCAGCCCGATGACGCGTTCGCCAAGTGGATGACGCGCGAGGTGGGTGTGGCCACGGTGCCGGGATCGAGTTTCTACCACGACCCGGCGTTAGGCCGGTCGGTGGTGCGCTTCGCGTTCTGCAAGAAGCGCGCGACGCTCGAGGCGGTGGCCGAGCGGCTGGCGCAGCTGGCGGCGCGGGTCTAA
- a CDS encoding helix-turn-helix domain-containing protein, with protein sequence MTNVSDRLQLSIVSDPYTMLIRTAHELGHFIRDRRRTANMTQDQLARRIGVSRQWVVDIERGKPTAALSLVLRTLTALGIRIDLRPQEALRERNSIDLNAIIERAKSRR encoded by the coding sequence TTGACAAATGTAAGCGATCGTTTACAATTGTCTATTGTCTCCGATCCTTACACCATGCTGATCCGCACCGCTCACGAGCTCGGGCATTTCATTCGCGACCGCCGCCGCACGGCCAACATGACGCAGGACCAACTGGCTAGGCGCATCGGCGTGAGCCGCCAGTGGGTCGTTGATATCGAACGCGGAAAGCCGACCGCTGCACTCTCACTCGTGCTTCGGACGCTCACGGCGCTTGGGATCCGCATCGACCTGCGACCGCAGGAGGCTCTGCGCGAGCGCAACTCGATCGATCTGAACGCGATCATCGAGCGCGCAAAGTCACGCCGTTGA
- a CDS encoding YebC/PmpR family DNA-binding transcriptional regulator, producing the protein MAGHSKWKQIKHYKAAADAKRGAVFTKLIREITVAARTGGGDPGGNPRLRTAIEAARAASMPKDNIERAIKKGTGELEGVEYQEITYEAFGPGGVALLIHTLTDNATRTVADIRHKLSRGGGNLGATNSVSWMFERKGQIFVPAQGVDEEAALEAALEAGAEDLVREDDRYVISTDPASLHAVKAALDAKNIATDGAEIAMIPKTTVHVEGRTAETLLKLMEELDDLDDVQKVEANFDIDLAEMAKA; encoded by the coding sequence ATGGCTGGTCACAGTAAGTGGAAGCAAATCAAGCACTACAAGGCGGCGGCGGACGCGAAGCGCGGCGCTGTGTTCACGAAGCTCATTCGCGAGATCACGGTTGCGGCGCGGACCGGTGGCGGCGACCCGGGCGGTAATCCGCGGCTGCGTACGGCCATCGAGGCGGCGCGGGCGGCGTCGATGCCAAAGGACAACATCGAACGCGCGATCAAGAAAGGCACCGGCGAGCTCGAGGGTGTCGAGTACCAGGAGATCACGTACGAGGCGTTCGGGCCCGGCGGCGTGGCGCTGCTGATTCACACGCTCACCGACAACGCCACGCGAACAGTGGCCGACATTCGACACAAGCTCTCGCGCGGCGGCGGAAATCTGGGGGCGACGAATTCGGTGTCGTGGATGTTCGAGCGGAAGGGGCAGATCTTCGTCCCCGCGCAGGGTGTGGACGAAGAGGCGGCGCTGGAGGCCGCGCTCGAGGCCGGTGCTGAAGATCTCGTGCGAGAGGATGATCGGTACGTGATCTCGACGGACCCGGCGTCGTTGCATGCCGTCAAGGCTGCGTTGGACGCGAAGAACATCGCGACCGATGGCGCCGAGATCGCCATGATTCCCAAGACCACGGTGCATGTCGAAGGCAGGACGGCCGAGACGCTGCTCAAGCTGATGGAAGAGTTGGACGATCTGGACGACGTGCAGAAAGTGGAAGCGAACTTCGACATCGACCTCGCCGAGATGGCGAAGGCCTGA
- a CDS encoding response regulator has translation MAQPPKSVLWIDDEADLLESHRIFLREKGFEVDAASNADDAVEMLRRRQYGIVLLDEQMPGKRGLDAYREIRELDPFLPIVMVTKSEEDATLREAIGVDVRDYLVKPINPRQVLSVITRVLEGPRIRQQAIARSFVERFRAMEMERQRDLQWRDWVARYAEMVEWDIELAQAREQSLYDSLQALYPDLRREFAAYFRDAYPKWLRDLEGDRPPLSIDIVGEFLLPILERSRATLFVVIDCLRLDQWRVLQPLLAPYFDVETTHYFSIVPTATPYSRNALFSGLFPGEIAARFPDWWGEREDESLNAHERELLEAHLDELKTRVPVRYDKISTSGDSAELERRLTSAIASEGVSAFVFNFVDLLTHGRSESAILYEVAKDEIALRQITRQWFERSTLFGLLKEAARRGIPALVTSDHGSIHCQTPATVFAKRDATANLRYKFGEDLRAERAEHALLFSNFDDLRLPRRGLGGNTLLAVGDTFFVYPTKLREYQTRYRGSFLHGGVTPEEVILPVALLTPRR, from the coding sequence ATGGCGCAACCCCCCAAGTCGGTGTTGTGGATCGACGACGAGGCAGATCTTCTCGAGTCTCATCGCATCTTCCTGCGTGAGAAGGGGTTCGAGGTGGACGCCGCGTCCAACGCCGACGACGCGGTCGAAATGCTGCGCCGGCGCCAGTACGGCATCGTGCTGTTGGACGAGCAGATGCCGGGCAAACGCGGCCTCGACGCCTACCGCGAAATTCGCGAGCTCGACCCGTTCCTGCCCATCGTGATGGTCACCAAGAGCGAGGAAGACGCGACGCTGCGTGAAGCAATCGGCGTCGACGTGCGCGACTACCTCGTCAAGCCGATCAATCCGCGGCAGGTGTTGAGCGTCATCACGCGCGTCCTCGAGGGGCCGCGCATCCGCCAGCAGGCCATTGCGCGATCGTTCGTCGAGCGGTTCCGCGCCATGGAGATGGAGCGCCAGCGCGACTTGCAATGGCGAGACTGGGTGGCGCGCTACGCCGAAATGGTGGAGTGGGACATCGAGCTGGCGCAGGCGCGCGAACAGAGTCTCTACGACTCGCTGCAAGCGCTGTATCCCGATTTGCGCCGCGAATTTGCCGCGTACTTTCGCGACGCGTACCCCAAGTGGTTGCGCGATCTCGAAGGCGACCGTCCGCCGCTCTCGATCGACATCGTGGGCGAGTTTCTGCTGCCGATCCTCGAGCGCTCCCGGGCCACGTTGTTCGTGGTCATCGACTGCTTGCGGCTGGATCAGTGGCGGGTGCTGCAGCCGCTGCTCGCACCGTATTTCGACGTCGAGACGACGCACTATTTCTCGATCGTGCCGACGGCGACGCCGTACTCGCGCAACGCGCTCTTCAGCGGACTGTTTCCAGGCGAGATCGCGGCGCGGTTTCCCGATTGGTGGGGCGAGCGCGAGGACGAATCGCTGAATGCGCACGAGCGCGAGCTGCTCGAGGCGCACCTGGACGAGCTCAAGACCCGCGTGCCGGTTCGCTACGACAAGATTTCCACGTCGGGCGACTCGGCGGAGCTCGAGCGGCGCCTAACGAGCGCGATCGCGTCCGAAGGAGTGAGCGCGTTCGTGTTCAATTTCGTGGATCTGTTGACGCATGGGCGCAGCGAGTCGGCGATCCTGTACGAGGTGGCCAAGGACGAGATCGCGCTGCGCCAGATCACGCGCCAGTGGTTCGAGCGATCGACGCTGTTCGGTCTGCTCAAGGAAGCGGCGCGGCGCGGGATTCCGGCGCTCGTGACGAGCGACCACGGTTCCATCCATTGTCAGACGCCGGCCACGGTATTCGCGAAGCGCGACGCGACCGCCAACCTGCGCTACAAATTCGGCGAAGACCTCCGCGCGGAGCGTGCCGAGCACGCGCTGTTGTTCTCGAACTTCGACGACCTGCGGCTGCCGCGGCGCGGACTGGGCGGCAACACGCTGTTGGCCGTGGGCGACACGTTCTTCGTCTATCCAACCAAGCTGCGCGAGTATCAGACGCGCTACCGCGGATCGTTCCTGCACGGCGGGGTGACGCCGGAGGAAGTGATCCTGCCGGTGGCGCTGCTCACGCCGCGCCGTTAG
- the ruvC gene encoding crossover junction endodeoxyribonuclease RuvC: MIVLGIDPGTAATGYGVVTDHSGEPRGSLSLIECGVIRTAPRDALSVRLSGLYDEVRGLIVRHRPEALSIEDVFYAKNVRTTVVLGHARGVVLLAAQQSGMAIFEYPPAEIKKTVVGAGAATKAQVQFMVARLLRLKSAPQPYDAADGVAAALAHLLTARIPRLERVR, from the coding sequence GTGATTGTTTTAGGCATCGATCCGGGCACCGCTGCCACCGGCTATGGCGTGGTGACGGATCATTCGGGGGAGCCGCGCGGCTCCCTTTCGCTTATCGAGTGCGGCGTGATACGCACGGCGCCGCGCGATGCGCTGAGCGTGCGGCTCTCGGGACTGTACGACGAAGTGCGCGGGCTCATCGTGCGCCACCGGCCCGAGGCGTTGTCGATCGAAGACGTGTTCTATGCCAAGAACGTACGCACGACGGTGGTGCTCGGCCACGCGCGCGGCGTCGTGTTGTTGGCTGCGCAGCAGAGCGGGATGGCGATCTTCGAGTATCCGCCGGCCGAGATCAAGAAGACCGTTGTGGGCGCGGGCGCGGCGACCAAGGCGCAGGTGCAATTCATGGTTGCGCGCTTGTTGCGCCTCAAGAGCGCGCCGCAGCCGTATGACGCGGCCGACGGCGTGGCGGCGGCGCTGGCGCATCTGCTCACGGCGCGCATCCCGCGCCTGGAGCGCGTGCGATGA
- a CDS encoding DnaB-like helicase C-terminal domain-containing protein, translated as MAPSAHTDISPLSQLMMRVDAVADGTATADGIATGFPSLDKLLGGGLRRGDLIVLGGDVGVGKSALALAIALRARSAGTAVEFMSGEMDVSRVLERVLAIEGKASVDQIRQGTLDDITRAALGAAAFRLRDATPGISRLPAGGVAEVVALAASHHPALLVVDSLQAMVGTAHGTLDDELALAVRALKAHALDAKVAVLVTAHVPSLDRNRADLRPALDDFGARGAVKQLADVVLGLFREELYQPSPGHEGATELAVLKNRSGPTSYVDLFYYKQWLRFEDMVE; from the coding sequence ATGGCACCGTCCGCGCACACCGACATTTCACCGCTCTCGCAGCTCATGATGCGCGTGGACGCGGTGGCCGATGGAACCGCCACCGCCGATGGAATTGCGACCGGATTCCCGAGTCTCGACAAACTGCTTGGCGGGGGACTGCGCCGCGGAGATCTGATCGTGCTCGGCGGTGACGTCGGCGTGGGAAAGTCGGCGCTCGCGCTCGCGATTGCCTTGCGCGCCCGAAGCGCGGGCACGGCTGTCGAATTCATGTCGGGCGAAATGGACGTGTCGCGAGTTCTCGAGCGCGTGCTGGCCATCGAGGGGAAAGCCTCAGTCGACCAGATCCGCCAGGGAACGTTGGACGACATCACTCGAGCCGCGCTTGGCGCTGCTGCATTCAGGTTGCGTGACGCCACGCCCGGCATTTCGCGATTGCCCGCCGGCGGAGTGGCAGAGGTTGTCGCGCTGGCGGCTTCGCACCATCCGGCGCTTCTGGTGGTCGACTCGCTGCAAGCAATGGTCGGCACGGCACACGGAACGCTGGACGACGAGCTTGCACTCGCCGTTCGCGCGCTCAAGGCACATGCGCTGGATGCGAAAGTGGCCGTGCTGGTCACCGCGCACGTGCCGTCGCTCGATCGCAACCGCGCTGATCTTCGTCCGGCGCTGGACGATTTCGGTGCACGCGGCGCGGTGAAGCAGCTGGCCGACGTCGTCCTCGGCTTGTTCCGTGAAGAGCTGTATCAGCCGTCGCCCGGACACGAGGGCGCGACCGAGCTGGCGGTGCTCAAGAATCGAAGCGGACCGACGAGCTACGTGGACCTGTTTTATTACAAGCAGTGGTTGCGGTTCGAAGACATGGTCGAGTGA
- a CDS encoding PadR family transcriptional regulator encodes MQLDLLRGTLDMMVLRALWWHPMHGYDVARWLERVSDDALRVEEGSLYPALHRLAARGWVTGQWGVSENNRQAKYYTITPAGRRQLRQETETWAAFIAAVAKVLAARPA; translated from the coding sequence ATGCAACTCGATCTCTTGCGCGGCACGTTGGACATGATGGTGTTACGGGCGCTCTGGTGGCATCCGATGCACGGGTATGACGTCGCGCGGTGGCTGGAGCGGGTGAGCGACGACGCGCTGCGTGTGGAGGAAGGCTCGCTCTATCCGGCGCTGCATCGGTTGGCGGCGCGGGGATGGGTGACGGGCCAGTGGGGCGTGTCGGAGAACAACCGGCAGGCCAAGTACTACACGATTACGCCGGCGGGCCGGCGGCAGCTGCGGCAGGAGACGGAGACCTGGGCCGCGTTCATCGCGGCGGTGGCGAAGGTCCTGGCGGCTCGCCCCGCCTAA
- a CDS encoding ABC transporter permease, which yields MSWIPDRYRELRAMVGGVTPERDVSDEMAHHVAMRTAENVARGMSPEAARAEALARLGDAAAYEREAEAIDVLAARGQRRIEIRDALGREVRLAVRGLRRAPGFSLVVLATLALGIGAATAIFTLLDSVVLRPLPYPNENRLVWIESDVSGASQGPWGVSEAGYFYYKAHGHTLDALGALFSSDAIVITPDGARALPAMFATASVFDVLGLRTILGRPFQASDDRPGAGTGVVLSHKYWMRAFHGDSTVVGRSLRLKDGLRTVVGVLGPGEEPPMQSVDLWLTLNLDPADPPINDHHYSAIGRLAPGVDAAAAQRELAALTARFPEDLPAAYSAAFMRAYHFTPGVLSLRSRVVGDAARGIWIVLAAALLLLVIACANVGNLFLVRLEARRRDVTIRVAIGAGTSHLAWHYLTESLLLCLAAGGAGLLFADAAIRALLALAPSTLPRLTEVHLGWQSAACALALAAAAGLVFGCLPLVGRTVDVDTLRDGSRGLTASPVRRVARGALVVVQTALALVLLAASGLMVRSLLHLRDVSPGFDPHGVITLNAAPSSAHGGSYDQAAAFWHAVIERVRALPEVQSAGAISSLPIGGGGICATLFIEAHPLAPGEDAPCIARPLVTPGYFETMRIPLRGRAPTWDEVQGHDAGVVVSGPLATRRWPNEEAIGQGLGAGNRPPFFHVVGIAGPVRTEGLDHPPTEVVYYPIVPIPGTGVWGAGGSFTLVARARTGDAAALVPQIRRVLRDVDPEAPVADVETMDAIVAHSMARTTFMMLLLGVAAAMALVLSVVGMYGVVSYLVGQRRGEMGIRVALGASGRQVTRLVVWESARLAAAGVLIGLAGAVATTHVMRSLLFDISPTDPVTFGAVTAVLLAMAVAAAWLPARRASRVDPVEALRAG from the coding sequence ATGTCCTGGATCCCGGATCGGTATCGCGAGCTGCGCGCGATGGTGGGGGGCGTGACGCCCGAGCGCGACGTGTCGGACGAGATGGCGCATCACGTGGCGATGCGGACGGCGGAGAACGTGGCGCGGGGGATGTCGCCGGAGGCGGCGCGGGCGGAGGCGCTGGCGCGGTTGGGCGACGCGGCCGCGTACGAGCGGGAAGCGGAAGCCATCGATGTGCTGGCGGCGCGCGGGCAGCGGCGCATCGAGATCCGCGATGCGTTAGGCCGAGAGGTGCGGCTGGCGGTGCGCGGGCTCCGGCGGGCGCCGGGTTTTTCGCTGGTGGTGCTGGCGACGCTGGCGCTGGGCATCGGCGCGGCGACGGCGATCTTCACGCTGCTGGACTCGGTGGTGCTCCGCCCGCTGCCCTATCCGAACGAGAACCGGCTCGTGTGGATCGAGAGCGACGTGTCGGGCGCGTCGCAGGGGCCGTGGGGCGTGTCCGAGGCAGGGTATTTCTACTACAAAGCCCACGGCCACACGCTCGACGCGTTAGGCGCATTGTTCTCGTCCGACGCCATCGTCATCACGCCCGATGGCGCTCGGGCGCTGCCGGCGATGTTCGCGACGGCCAGCGTGTTCGATGTGCTTGGCCTGCGCACGATCCTCGGCCGTCCGTTCCAGGCGTCCGATGACCGGCCGGGGGCGGGCACGGGCGTCGTGCTGAGCCACAAGTACTGGATGCGCGCCTTTCACGGCGATTCGACCGTCGTGGGGCGAAGCCTCCGCCTGAAGGATGGCCTGCGGACGGTCGTCGGTGTGTTAGGCCCGGGCGAGGAGCCGCCGATGCAATCGGTCGATCTCTGGCTCACGCTCAATCTGGATCCGGCCGATCCGCCGATCAACGATCACCACTACAGCGCCATCGGGCGCCTGGCGCCGGGCGTCGATGCCGCCGCCGCCCAACGGGAGTTGGCGGCGCTCACCGCTCGGTTCCCGGAAGACCTTCCCGCGGCGTACTCGGCCGCCTTCATGCGGGCGTATCACTTCACGCCCGGCGTGCTTTCACTCCGAAGCAGGGTGGTGGGCGACGCAGCGCGCGGCATCTGGATCGTGCTCGCCGCCGCGCTGCTCCTGTTGGTCATCGCGTGTGCGAACGTCGGCAACCTGTTTCTCGTGCGGCTGGAAGCGCGCCGCCGCGACGTGACGATTCGCGTCGCCATCGGCGCCGGCACGTCGCATCTGGCGTGGCACTATCTGACCGAGAGTCTGTTGCTGTGCCTTGCCGCCGGCGGCGCCGGATTGCTCTTCGCCGATGCCGCCATCCGCGCGCTGCTCGCGCTCGCGCCGTCCACGTTGCCGCGCCTAACGGAGGTGCATCTGGGCTGGCAGAGCGCGGCGTGCGCGTTGGCGCTCGCGGCAGCCGCCGGTCTGGTGTTCGGGTGCTTGCCGCTCGTCGGGCGGACGGTGGATGTGGACACGCTGCGCGATGGGTCGCGCGGCCTCACCGCGTCACCCGTCCGGCGCGTGGCGCGCGGCGCCCTGGTGGTCGTGCAGACGGCGCTCGCGCTCGTGCTCCTCGCGGCATCGGGTCTCATGGTGCGGAGCCTGCTCCATCTCCGGGATGTCAGTCCGGGGTTCGATCCGCACGGCGTGATCACGCTCAATGCCGCACCGTCCTCGGCGCACGGCGGGAGCTACGACCAGGCCGCGGCATTCTGGCATGCGGTCATCGAGCGGGTCCGCGCTCTCCCCGAGGTCCAATCGGCGGGCGCCATTTCATCGCTGCCCATTGGCGGAGGCGGCATCTGCGCCACGCTGTTCATCGAGGCGCATCCGCTCGCTCCGGGCGAAGATGCGCCTTGCATCGCGCGGCCGCTGGTGACGCCGGGGTACTTCGAGACGATGCGCATCCCGCTGCGCGGCCGCGCGCCCACGTGGGACGAGGTCCAAGGGCACGACGCCGGCGTCGTGGTGAGCGGCCCGCTGGCGACCCGGCGCTGGCCTAACGAAGAGGCGATCGGCCAGGGGCTTGGCGCGGGCAACCGCCCGCCGTTCTTTCACGTGGTGGGCATCGCCGGCCCGGTCCGCACCGAAGGGCTCGACCATCCGCCCACCGAAGTCGTGTACTATCCGATCGTCCCGATTCCGGGGACCGGGGTGTGGGGGGCGGGCGGGTCGTTCACGCTCGTCGCGCGCGCACGGACGGGAGATGCGGCGGCGCTCGTGCCGCAGATCCGTCGTGTGCTGCGCGATGTGGATCCGGAGGCGCCGGTGGCCGACGTGGAGACGATGGACGCGATCGTTGCCCACTCGATGGCGCGGACCACGTTCATGATGCTCTTGTTGGGCGTTGCTGCCGCGATGGCACTGGTGTTGAGCGTCGTCGGGATGTACGGCGTGGTGTCGTACCTGGTTGGCCAGCGTCGAGGCGAGATGGGCATTCGCGTGGCGCTCGGCGCGAGCGGCCGGCAGGTGACGCGGCTGGTCGTATGGGAATCGGCGCGCCTGGCGGCCGCGGGCGTCCTCATCGGTCTCGCCGGCGCGGTGGCGACCACGCACGTCATGCGCTCGCTGCTGTTCGACATCAGCCCGACGGACCCGGTTACGTTCGGCGCGGTGACGGCGGTGCTGCTGGCGATGGCGGTGGCCGCCGCCTGGCTGCCGGCGCGGCGCGCGTCGCGGGTCGATCCGGTGGAGGCGCTGCGCGCCGGCTGA
- the ruvA gene encoding Holliday junction branch migration protein RuvA, protein MIAQVNGTLVAKDLDRVEVMTAGGVAYELTIPLGAYEQLPRLGDPVTLQTHVVVRDDAWMLFGFTTVHEKRVFQRLLTANGVGPALAIGMLSALSAERLVRAIQEKDLATLQGVPRVGRKKAERLVLDLADKLDDVMIAGDGAARPASAAADDAMRALVSLGYSASDAEKAVRRVVEAQGPGRTASELIRAALARMTGPG, encoded by the coding sequence ATGATCGCGCAGGTCAATGGTACGCTGGTGGCCAAGGACCTGGACCGCGTGGAAGTGATGACGGCAGGCGGCGTCGCGTACGAGCTCACCATCCCGTTAGGCGCGTACGAGCAGTTGCCGCGGCTGGGCGACCCGGTGACGCTGCAGACGCACGTTGTCGTGCGCGATGATGCGTGGATGCTGTTCGGGTTCACGACCGTGCACGAGAAGCGCGTGTTTCAGCGGCTGCTCACCGCGAATGGCGTCGGGCCGGCGCTGGCGATCGGGATGCTCTCGGCGCTTTCGGCCGAGCGGCTGGTGCGTGCGATTCAGGAAAAGGATCTCGCGACGCTGCAGGGGGTGCCGCGCGTGGGTCGTAAGAAAGCGGAGCGGCTGGTGCTCGACCTGGCCGACAAGCTGGACGACGTGATGATCGCCGGGGACGGCGCGGCGAGACCCGCGAGCGCGGCAGCGGATGATGCGATGCGGGCGCTGGTGTCGCTCGGCTATAGCGCGAGCGACGCGGAAAAGGCGGTGCGACGCGTGGTCGAAGCCCAAGGGCCCGGCCGCACGGCGTCAGAGCTCATTCGGGCGGCATTGGCGCGGATGACGGGCCCGGGTTGA
- a CDS encoding type II toxin-antitoxin system HipA family toxin: MKRDRVLIALLDGARVGSIERDGHGRLRFIYDDAWRGDARAYPLSLALPLSAAEHSHDPTNAFLWGLLPDNDRTLDHYGRLFGVSPRNPIGLLSRLGADCAGAVQFASPDDVERLTATRSAEHVQWLSEEEVAAELRSVRQTGIPGMSARMGGQFSLAGSQPKLALLEERGRWGRPSGRTPSTCILKPPTGEFHGFVENEHFCLTVARFLSIGAVSSRVVQFGNETAIVVERFDRAKRGPLYTRIHQEDVCQALGVMPTRKYENEGGPGIARVIQLLRDASANPQDDILRFLRATALNWVIAATDAHAKNYALLHAAGGALRLAPFYDILSFLPYDGALHDVKLAMRIGSQYLVRRVNRRCWETLAKASGLGTKDVLDIVRDVVAQMPTAVESAADAAMDAGLDATVIRTLDTRIRGRTRTCAAMLTA, encoded by the coding sequence ATGAAGCGGGATCGAGTGCTCATCGCCTTACTCGACGGAGCGCGTGTCGGCTCGATCGAGCGAGATGGACACGGGCGCCTGCGCTTCATCTATGACGACGCGTGGCGTGGAGACGCGAGAGCGTACCCGCTCTCGCTCGCCCTCCCGTTAAGCGCGGCAGAACATAGCCATGACCCGACGAACGCGTTTCTGTGGGGGCTCCTGCCCGACAATGATCGAACGTTGGACCACTATGGCCGCCTGTTCGGTGTCTCGCCGCGGAATCCGATTGGGCTGCTTTCGCGCCTGGGTGCCGACTGCGCCGGCGCAGTCCAATTCGCGAGTCCGGACGATGTCGAGCGCCTCACTGCCACCCGTTCTGCCGAGCACGTACAATGGCTCAGCGAAGAGGAGGTCGCCGCTGAGCTCCGCAGCGTTCGGCAAACCGGAATACCCGGCATGTCCGCGCGCATGGGCGGGCAATTCAGCCTTGCCGGTTCCCAGCCGAAACTTGCGCTACTCGAGGAACGCGGACGGTGGGGCAGACCGAGTGGCCGAACGCCGAGTACATGCATTCTCAAGCCACCGACCGGCGAGTTCCACGGTTTTGTAGAGAACGAGCACTTCTGTCTCACGGTCGCAAGGTTCCTGAGCATCGGCGCTGTCTCTTCACGCGTAGTTCAATTCGGCAACGAGACGGCAATCGTCGTCGAACGATTCGACCGCGCCAAACGGGGTCCGTTGTACACCCGCATTCACCAAGAGGATGTCTGTCAGGCTCTCGGCGTGATGCCAACGCGGAAATATGAAAATGAGGGGGGACCTGGTATTGCCAGAGTGATTCAGCTCTTGCGCGACGCTTCGGCGAATCCGCAAGACGACATTCTGCGCTTCCTCCGCGCCACCGCCTTGAACTGGGTCATCGCCGCAACAGATGCACACGCCAAAAACTACGCTCTGCTGCACGCAGCTGGCGGCGCGCTCCGGCTCGCTCCGTTTTATGACATCCTCAGCTTCTTACCGTACGACGGGGCACTTCACGACGTGAAACTCGCCATGCGTATTGGCAGCCAGTATCTTGTTCGTCGCGTTAATCGCCGCTGCTGGGAGACTCTCGCAAAAGCGTCTGGGTTAGGCACGAAAGACGTTCTCGACATCGTGCGCGACGTTGTCGCTCAAATGCCGACCGCAGTCGAATCGGCGGCAGACGCAGCAATGGATGCCGGACTGGATGCAACGGTTATCCGGACACTGGACACGCGTATCAGAGGCCGAACGCGCACCTGCGCCGCCATGCTCACCGCGTGA